The Cucumis melo cultivar AY chromosome 6, USDA_Cmelo_AY_1.0, whole genome shotgun sequence genome includes a region encoding these proteins:
- the LOC103483738 gene encoding probable aquaporin NIP7-1 encodes MGVLDYAIAAGLTVGVLTFCFAPISGAHFNPAITLASAIFGHFPWSRVMAYVVAQTTGCVMATYAAMFVFGIKPQQLITRPLHNYSSPFSAFFLELLLTFILMFLLSSLSYQSQSVRQFSGFVIGMAIALAVFIAGPISGASMNPARSLGPAIVSWAFDDIWIYITAPCIGAITGAFISDFLRLCPPPLQPSDGKHFDLSSSANAYLIT; translated from the exons ATGGGTGTACTGGACTACGCCATCGCTGCGGGTTTGACGGTGGGCGTTTTGACGTTCTGCTTTGCTCCCATTTCTGGTGCTCATTTTAATCCAGCCATCACTCTTGCCTCTGCCATTTTTGGTCACTTTCCATGGTCTAGG GTAATGGCATATGTGGTGGCTCAAACGACAGGTTGTGTAATGGCAACATATGCAGCAATGTTTGTTTTTGGCATAAAACCACAACAGTTGATCACTCGACCACTTCATAATTATTCTTCTCCCTTTTCTGCCTTTTTCCTCGAACTTCTTTTAACTTTCATTCTCATGTTTCTACTTTCTTCTTTATCCTATCAGTCCCAATCA GTTCGTCAATTTTCTGGCTTTGTCATTGGAATGGCCATTGCCCTTGCTGTGTTTATTGCCGG GCCCATTTCCGGTGCATCAATGAACCCAGCAAGATCTTTAGGGCCGGCCATTGTTTCATGGGCTTTCGATGACATATGGATCTATATTACGGCTCCGTGCATCGGAGCCATTACCGGCGCCTTCATTAGCGACTTCCTCCGCCTTTGTCCTCCACCGCTTCAACCTTCCGACGGCAAACATTTTGATCTCTCCTCCTCTGCCAACGCATATCTAATTACTTAG